The following proteins come from a genomic window of Lolium rigidum isolate FL_2022 chromosome 5, APGP_CSIRO_Lrig_0.1, whole genome shotgun sequence:
- the LOC124652549 gene encoding respiratory burst oxidase homolog protein E-like, with translation MWTPSRGSNARRAGHRRIADFLADDQTTNTDTSDNESYTTAYGDEFFAAAAAAAAGGSGGGMLPAFLADQGDLVEVMLELDEESMVVRSVTPTSTTLYGATSAAFPPRTPEPPLGAALSRCSSTSSRIRKKFAWLRSPSPAPSPSPRAPTPAELQREAAMAARERRRIQARVNRSRAGAKRALKGLRFISRTTGSVEAAELWRRVEDRFNELARDGLLSRDDFGDCIGMVDSKEFAEGIFDALARRRRQSLERITKEELYDFWLQISDQSFDARLQIFFDMVDTNVDGRITREEVQELIVLSASANKLAKLKEQAEEYASLIMEELDPENLGYIELWQLETLLLQRDTYMNYSRPLSTASGAQWSQNLGAGVSSGALPSGGAARGNDDDVENGAQTTTWGGGMRARRLGLGRGVRRAASHVRVAAEENWRRAWVLALWFAAMSALFVWKFVQYRRTAGFEVMGYCLPTAKGAAETLKLNMALVLLPVCRNTLTWLRSSWARFFVPFDDNITFHKMIATAIVVGITLHAGNHLACDFPRVIASGPDEYRLVAGAFGAEKPSYAGLVSGVEGMTGIAMLLLMTVSFTLATHPFRKGEKAASSAPSRLPAPLNRLAGFNAFWYSHHLLGIVYALLLVHGYFLFLVTRWYEKTTWMYISVPLVLYVGERMLRALRSNAHPVKILKVCLLPGSVLTITMSKPYGFRYRSGQYIFLQCPMISPFEWHPFSITSAPGDDYLTVHIRTMGDWTQELKRTFVENYFSPHVNRRASFGELGAAEPRSLPKLLVDGPYGAPAQDFRNYDVLLLVGLGIGATPFISILRDLLNNIKLADELMDLAMETTQTSRSEDSANSFSVSTASSNRKRAYRTSRAHFYWVTREPLSFEWFKGVMNEVAEMDKKGVIELHNYLTSVYEERDARTTLLSMVQALNHAKHGVDIVSGTRVRTHFARPNWREVFTKIAAKHPSATVGVFYCGAPTLAKELKNLSHEMSHKTTTRFHFHKEYF, from the exons ATGTGGACGCCGTCGCGCGGGAGCAACGCGCGGCGGGCCGGCCACCGCCGCATCGCGGACTTCCTCGCCGACGACCAGACCACCAACACCGACACCTCCGACAACGAGTCCTACACCACCGCCTACGGCGACgagttcttcgccgccgccgccgctgccgccgcaggcggcagcggcggcggcatgctCCCGGCATTCCTCGCCGACCAGGGCGACCTGGTGGAGGTCATGCTGGAGCTGGACGAGGAGTCCATGGTGGTGCGCAGCGTCACGCCCACCAGCACTACCCTCTACGGCgccacctccgccgccttccCGCCGCGCACCCCCGAGCCGCCGCTCGGCGCCGCGCTCAGCCGCTGCTCCTCCACGTCGTCCCGGATACGGAAGAAGTTCGCGTGGCTGCGCTCCCCGTCCCCCGCCCCCTCCCCTTCCCCGCGCGCGCCCACGCCCGCCGAGCTGCAGcgggaggcggccatggcggcgcgcgagCGGCGCCGCATCCAGGCCCGGGTCAACCGGTCCCGCGCCGGCGCCAAGCGCGCGCTCAAGGGGCTCCGCTTCATCAGCCGCACCACGGGCTCCGTCGAGGCCGCCGAGCTCTGGCGCCGCGTCGAGGACCGATTCAACGAGCTCGCGCGCGACGGGCTGCTCTCCCGCGACGACTTCGGCGACTGCATCG GTATGGTGGACTCCAAGGAGTTCGCGGAGGGCATCTTCGACGcgctggcgcggcggcggcggcagagcctGGAGCGGATCACCAAGGAGGAGCTCTACGACTTCTGGCTGCAGATCTCCGACCAGAGCTTCGACGCGCGCCTGCAGATCTTCTTCGACAT GGTGGACACCAACGTGGACGGGAGGATCACGAGGGAGGAAGTACAGGAG CTGATCGTGCTGAGCGCGTCTGCGAACAAGCTGGCGAAGCTCAAGGAGCAGGCGGAGGAGTACGCGTCGCTGATCATGGAGGAGCTGGACCCGGAGAACCTCGGCTACATTGAG CTGTGGCAGCTGGAGACGCTCCTGCTCCAGCGCGACACGTACATGAACTACAGCCGGCCGCTGAGCACGGCGAGCGGCGCGCAGTGGAGCCAGAACCTCGGCGCCGGCGTAAGCAGCGGCGCCCTCCCCTCCGGCGGCGCCGCGCGAGGAAACGACGACGACGTCGAGAACGGCGCGCAGACGACGACGTGGGGCGGCGGGATGCGCGCGCGGCGGCTCGGCCTTGGCCGGGGCGTGCGCCGCGCGGCGTCGCACGTgcgcgtggcggcggaggagaaCTGGCGGCGCGCGTGGGTGCTGGCGCTGTGGTTCGCGGCGATGTCGGCGCTGTTCGTGTGGAAGTTCGTGCAGTACCGGCGCACGGCGGGGTTCGAGGTGATGGGGTACTGCCTGCCCACCGCCAAGGGCGCCGCCGAGACGCTCAAGCTCAACATGGCGCTCGTGCTGCTCCCCGTCTGCCGCAACACGCTCACCTGGCTCCGGTCGTCCTGGGCGCGCTTCTTCGTGCCCTTCGACGACAACATCACCTTCCACAAG ATGATCGCGACGGCGATCGTGGTGGGCATCACGCTGCACGCGGGCAACCATCTGGCGTGCGACTTCCCGCGGGTGATCGCGTCGGGTCCCGACGAGTACCGGCTCGTCGCCGGCGCGTTCGGCGCCGAGAAGCCCTCCTACGCGGGCCTGGTCTCCGGCGTGGAGGGGATGACGGGGATCGCGATGCTGCTGCTGATGACCGTCTCCTTCACCCTCGCCACCCACCCCTTCCGCAAGGGCGAGaaggcggcgtcctcggcgccgTCGCGGCTGCCGGCGCCGCTCAACCGGCTCGCCGGGTTCAACGCCTTCTGGTACTCGCACCATCTGCTCGGCATCGTCtacgcgctcctcctcgtccacggctacttcctcttcctcgtcaccCGATGGTACGAGAAAACG ACGTGGATGTACATTTCTGTCCCGCTGGTGCTCTACGTCGGCGAGCGGATGCTGCGGGCCTTGCGGTCGAACGCCCATCCTGTCAAAATCCTAAAG GTGTGCCTTCTACCTGGAAGTGTACTGACAATAACAATGTCAAAGCCCTACGGATTTCGATATAGGAGTGGACAATATATCTTCCTCCAGTGTCCGATGATCTCTCCATTTGAATG GCATCCTTTCTCCATCACTTCAGCTCCTGGAGATGACTACCTTACTGTTCACATCCGCACCATGGGGGACTGGACGCAAGAACTAAAGCGTACATTTGTTGAGAACTACTTCTCACCGCATGTTAACAGAAGAGCTTCGTTTGGCGAGTTAGGTGCGGCAGAACCAAGAAG CTTACCAAAATTGCTCGTAGATGGTCCATACGGTGCCCCTGCACAGGATTTCAGAAACTACGATGTTCTGCTGCTTGTTGGCCTTGGAATCGGAGCAACACCGTTCATAAGCATTCTGAGGGACCTACTTAATAATATTAAGCTAGCTGACGAGTTGATG GACTTGGCAATGGAGACTACTCAAACAAGTAGGTCAGAGGACAGTGCCAACAGCTTCAGCGTCTCAACAGCTAGTAGCAACAGGAAGAGAGCATACAGAACAAGCCGTGCACATTTTTACTGGGTTACTCGGGAGCCGTTGTCATTTGAATGGTTCAAAGGAGTAATGAATGAGGTTGCTGAAATGGACAAGAAG GGTGTCATCGAGTTACACAATTATCTGACGAGTGTGTACGAGGAGCGCGATGCACGGACAACTCTGTTGTCGATGGTGCAAGCTCTGAACCATGCTAAACATGGTGTCGACATCGTCTCGGGCACCAGG GTGAGGACACACTTTGCCAGACCAAACTGGAGGGAAGTCTTTACTAAGATAGCTGCTAAGCACCCGAGCGCAACAGTTG GAGTATTCTACTGTGGAGCACCGACGCTGGCCAAAGAACTGAAGAACCTATCGCACGAGATGAGCCATAAGACGACGACTCGCTTCCATTTCCACAAGGAGTACTTCTGA